Genomic window (Caldinitratiruptor microaerophilus):
GGGCGTCTCACGCCGATCTATAATGGCGGCAGTGGTGACCCGGTCAATCCGTTATGCCGTGTCTAACTCTCCAACACCAGTGTGTACGTCGGTCTAGCCCTCCAACCCGGTCACGCACTGGTTTTTTGTGTATATTTCGTTTGTTTTACCTCCAGGGGCGCGGGGAGGGGACCCGTTCATGGCGGCTAGCCCGGAGCGCGTTGTCCTGCACGATTACGACAGCATGGTTGACGAGGACATCGTGGAGTTCGCCCGGGATGGGTCGACGGTCGCGCTGGAGTTCCTGATCAACAAGTACAAGAACTTCGTTCGGGCAAAGGCCCGGTCGTACTTCTTGATTGGTGCCGACCGCGAAGACATCATCCAGGAGGGCATGATCGGGCTGTACAAGGCGATCCGGGACTTTCGCAGCGACAAGCTCACCTCCTTCCGGGCGTTCGCCGAGCTGTGTATCACCCGCCAGATCATCACCGCCATCAAGACGGCCACCCGCCAGAAGCACATCCCCCTGAACTCGTACGTCTCCCTCAACAAGCCCATCTACGACGAGGACTCCGATCGCACGCTCCTGGACGTGATCTCCGGCTCCAAGGTCACCGATCCCGAAGAGCTGATCATCAGCCGGGAAGAGTTCGGTGACATTGAGGAGAAGATGGGCGAGATCCTGAGCGACCTCGAGTGGAAGGTCCTC
Coding sequences:
- the sigH gene encoding RNA polymerase sporulation sigma factor SigH → MAASPERVVLHDYDSMVDEDIVEFARDGSTVALEFLINKYKNFVRAKARSYFLIGADREDIIQEGMIGLYKAIRDFRSDKLTSFRAFAELCITRQIITAIKTATRQKHIPLNSYVSLNKPIYDEDSDRTLLDVISGSKVTDPEELIISREEFGDIEEKMGEILSDLEWKVLMAYLDGKSYQEIALDLNRHVKSIDNALQRVKRKLERYLDQRAGAVERGRV